The Megalobrama amblycephala isolate DHTTF-2021 linkage group LG16, ASM1881202v1, whole genome shotgun sequence genome includes the window tatttttttaaggtGATGGTTCCCAACAACACTTTGCCGTCATACACACATGCTGGTAAGTTACATatgaacatttttgattttcattGATTACacaacatatttttcatgctcttATTCTTCTCTAAAAGGGACTTCAAGCTTTGTAGAAGCCAACCAGAGTGGTCTTAATGATTCATTTGTGGATGTCAGCGGGCTTTGCACAGGATGGATTGCCCAGACCACCAGCACATCTGCCCTCCAGTCTTTGAGCCACTGGACTCCCCCAGACTGCCAACACCATGATCCTTCCATCCCATCCCACACTGATATGTACGTCCAGCCGATCTGTCCCAGTTACACTGTGGTGGGCCCTTCCCCCATGCTGACGTTTGCGCACACACCTCTCTTCACCAACCTTGCGGTGAGCTACAGACTGATGCAAAGTCACTGCTGTTGTTTCAATGCCTAAATATGTTAATTGGTCTCTTATCTTGTTCCCAATTAGACTGTAAGCACTTCAAGCACAACCCTGCCTCAGGTGGAGATCCCAGACTCCTCTTTGACATACATTCCTTGGGCTCAGCCTTTATCCACCATCTCCAGCCCTGTCATGCAGACCCCCTCTGTGCAGGCGGCCCTGTCAGCCTCCCAGCTCTTCCCAGTTCCTCTGACCTTGCCAGTACTCTCACCAGAACCTGAGCCTCAGCAGGTGGAGCCTCCCCAGTCCCCTGAGGGCACTCTAGCCCTTGAGAAACTGCTGGAAGAAGATGAGGGCCACAAAGAACCCTACATCTGCAACTCCTCACTGTTTTCAGAAGACATTTAGGATATTTGTGGAGTGGCACTCTTTTTGCGCAGCTTCTTACCCAGTCAAGATTATTTCATGGTAGAGCCAATGTAGGCACAATATTGGCTTTAGGTATTTGCCATTCATGGGTTTGTTGTTGGGTTCTATGTTTCAAAAATTCAAAAAGGGCTGACATGGAGCCCATGGACAAACCCATGAAGGCCCATACCTCAAGTCCTATTGTGCCTACATTGGCCCTGCCATGAAATGTTGGTTGGGTTATTgtcacaaacacactgtaaatttTCCAAagtgacaactgcatttaaatacagaagGTAATACCGTAAACTATCATTCCCGAAATTGCGATGATTGACACTGTGATAACCATAGCAATGGCTGCTTATCAGAGGACTCCCTACAGTGTTGCCATGTCTACTTATAAGCATTTTGGGCTTGTTGTTTGGGCTTggcttttaaaattaataaataaattaataaaagtggGAAGTTGAGGGTCACAATATTTCGATGTTATTTTCGGTtgcaatttattttacagtatgtgcactttcaatgtacttacagtgtacttaccaaGAAAGTACTGaataatataaggtaactacatgggttaagatTAGGTTAAGGGCTAGGTTCAGGACTAGTACCTAGCATGCTCTAGCAACACAAATGAGTCAAGCCTCATAACTCTTTCCCTGTGGTTTTCATGCATACAAAAGAGAGACCTCCGATGCGCATTTAAAAACGTcattaacaactagttgttTACTTCGGTTCCGTAAACACTGTGCAGaatttttgtaaatgcatttatcaCTGAATTTTTAGAGAGCTAATTTGGTTTTAAAATGCAGTTGTCACTCCTGTAAATTACTGAATTATGTGTATACAGAATAGATTTAGCTGCAGTACATGGCCAAGTAAGATTTACTAGGGTGATACTGATGTGGGTTATTTAGGACAGCAATTTGGCAGCtcttattaaaaatgaaatctgAAGGAAATAACATATCTGGAAACAATTGTGAAGGGATAGATTTATGTCTATTTTAGCTGGCTTGCATAGCTCCAATTTAAATTTGTGCAGAATCCAATGGTTAAAATGATAACATTTAAAGAGTGCTCTTCCTTGTATACAGTTCATTAAAATGTCAGTTAGAATTAgaaagttttctgaaggttgGAGAAATCCCCTGTGGATGTTATCATTTAATCTACCCATGCCCTAGACCCGCAGGCTTAGTTGCCTCTCAAGTTAACACGTTCCTTAATGAGATGTTTAAACAAGGGTCTGCTCTGCACGTCCTCTACCATAATATCTGCTTTTTAGAGCTTCTGTACATATCTCTGTCAAACAGGTATGACAATAAAGCAAACgtgaatttgaaagcgttttaGTATGTGTGTGATTTGGTGGTGGGTGGGGGGAGGTGAATGTGTTTGAGGATGTTACTGATGTTTTTCCATTGCTTCCATTTGGCTTTGAATTTACATTCAGTTCAATTtctattcacatttatttgtataagcgcttttcacaatacacattgtttcaaagcatcttcacagaaaaacacatgttcctacattacaatttagagtaatttgttatcagaggtgactgtACCAAAGTAATGTCCATATGTCAAAAATGTACAGTTCTAAGATAATATAAATCATGCAGCTAGCTATTGTCATGTATTCATTTAGGCAAAAACAATGATCTCATTAAAgcaattattacaattattgatCATAATGATTACAATACATGGAAAAAATGGCAGTCATGTATGTTAATTAAGAGTTGGCAACATCTGAAGTCCTGAAAGGTTGTGTCATCTCTTCACGGGTATTGGGGCATCTGAAATCCAATATCTAGAAGCTGGATCCAATATGGAGCTGTACTCTCTAGAGACAGAAAAGCAAATAGCATATAACTGATGTACAAGATTATGAggtgcattatgtgaatgctttgCTAAAGAGATGTCTTTAATCtggatttaaactttttaatctaGACTttggggcagtcgtggcctaatggatagagagtcggacttaacccaaaggtcatgggttcgagtctcaggtccggcagggattgtcggtgaggggagtgaatatcCAGCACTCTCCCCACCTtcaataccacgactgaggtgagacccttgagcaaggcaccgtacccccaactgctccccgggcgccgcagcaatggctgcccactgctctgggtgtgtgttcacggtgtgtgtgtgtgcacttggataggttaaatgcagagcacaaattccgagtatgggtcaccatacttggccacaagTCACTTCACTCACTTACACCCAGCTAGCACAGATATGTGAggcccagatgggtgtcacctgggctgTCTAACTGGGGCCCAGACAGTTTTGTCCACagtttccatggaggccccacataGGTTAGtacagatgaaatgaacactgctcagtgtgcacactatacaggctgttaaatctaacacagaaacatgttggagttaatgagataattaggtgataacgagcagaatcactgaaggacagaggaacaacaagaactacgacttcagccacagccttcgatgaaatcaactgaagataaatgacatggaaatgacatacagtgagtctcaaacgccattgtttcctccttcttatgtaaattagatttttgCAAAAGACCACTGAAAAACAgacgaatttcaacataacaccgactgtgatgcaacaacagactttatgcaggtaagcaagcaagggcAATAgcggaaaatggcagatgaagcaataataactgacatgatccatgatatcatgatattttttgtgatatttgcaaattgtctttctaaatgttttgtaagcatgttgctaatgtactgttaaatgtggtcaaagttaccattgtttctttctgtattcatggagaccagagccatgtcattattttcattattaaacacttgaagtctgtataattcatatacttcattctttataaatctctccaacagtgtagcattagccattagccacggagcactatcaaactcattcagaatcaaatgtaaacttccaaataaatactatacttaaaTGATCTGATATGCCGCATaacaaacactttataaagatccattttgagggttatattagctgtgtgaactgtttatgcaatgtattatagagtccgAGCTTGGGGTCGGGGaacgcgagcatttaaaggggatgcgcatttttatttatgccccaaaataggcagttaaaaaattgaataataaagaatctatgggatattttgagctgaaacttcacagacacattcaggggacaccttagacttatatcacatcttgtgaaaaagggttctagggcacctttaaagtgtttAGTGTACATTGTATATTTCAGATTTATTATTTTGATCTGATTTATTCaactgttttgttattattcTAGAAAAGTGCCAGCTCaaagttaataataattttttaatataaagatCAGTCATTAGACTagcaaataaagccacaacatgATGACAATTATATTAGTATCATGAAACAGCTGACAACAGCTAAACACATTTTCTTTTGCCtttcttgccataacaaacaattagagcagccagagaaaaaccAATATCAAAAAAAGTCAagtcaaactgcctaactgaagtaagcACTGACCTTGTtcatggtgacatcaaaccaaacttattttcaacaaatcaatatctaaacctctggtaattctccATAAAAACTTCTGTAGAtatatgtcagaaataaagtcaatctggttagtaattagtgaagctggtaatgctgtttgtggagttgtttaatcagatcttgagagatttaatgtcttttatcttcagttgatttcatcgaaggctgtggctgaagtcaaaGTCGTATTTTGTTCCTCTGTCCTTCggtgattctgctcgttatcacctaattatctcattaactccagcatgtttctgtgttacatttaacagcctgtagtgtgcacactgagtaGTGTTCATTTTatctgggctaacccatgtggggcctccatggaaactGTGGACAAAACCGGCTTGGCCCCAGTTTGACAGCCCAGGTGACAgccatctgggccccacataTCTGTGCTGGCTGGGTAAACTGCCCTGAATATTATCAGAAAGGCTGTTCAAGAATTTACGAGCCAAATGTAAAAAACACTCCATCTCTGTTAGTAGGCTAGAGTTTTTGAAGTTCTAAACTGTCACAAACCGTCTCAGGGAAGCTCATCTGCATGCTTATCGTACTCATCTGACTGCAGTTTATCGTTGTAACTGACTTGAGTGGGAAAATGCTCACATTTGATGGCGTCCGACACTTTGGAGAGGTGTTCTCTTCACGGATGAATCCCAGTTTTCACTTTGCAGGGCAGATATCAGACAGCGTGTATGGCATCGTGTGTGTGAGCAGTTTGCTGATGTCAACATTGTCAAGTGGCCCATGGCATGGGCAGGTGTAtgttacactgaaaaaaatgatttttgatgctgttcactttatttaagcaacttattttgattcaacaccattgtattaggtttctgtttcaaattcaattgcttcatgttaaattaagttgaaacaattactttttgacttaacttgatgtttttatattaaaataacatgtttcaatcaagtaaacccaacaaggactcaatcaaacaggattttcacttcccatcatgctttgcaaaggggctgaactaggagtgtaaatgttgaaataaagtgctattttaagcagtttttagcaacatgagaaaatggaaagactttttaatgtttacagttctattatgttggtatttaaaaatttctgttaattaatagttttagggttaccattgtggtgaagtgttgcacttgtgcttgggttgagaacctgctaacaaactttcaaattactttagTAAAAAAGTAATCACTGTGGTAGTGCTCTGGATTGTATTTCTCAAAagcattgccaccaatggact containing:
- the LOC125249415 gene encoding POU domain class 2-associating factor 1 isoform X2, which produces MVPNNTLPSYTHAGTSSFVEANQSGLNDSFVDVSGLCTGWIAQTTSTSALQSLSHWTPPDCQHHDPSIPSHTDMYVQPICPSYTVVGPSPMLTFAHTPLFTNLATVSTSSTTLPQVEIPDSSLTYIPWAQPLSTISSPVMQTPSVQAALSASQLFPVPLTLPVLSPEPEPQQVEPPQSPEGTLALEKLLEEDEGHKEPYICNSSLFSEDI
- the LOC125249415 gene encoding POU domain class 2-associating factor 1 isoform X1, coding for MGKSLSEASASKPYQGVRVKDPVKELLRRKRGNAARTTPPSAVGTTAYVMVPNNTLPSYTHAGTSSFVEANQSGLNDSFVDVSGLCTGWIAQTTSTSALQSLSHWTPPDCQHHDPSIPSHTDMYVQPICPSYTVVGPSPMLTFAHTPLFTNLATVSTSSTTLPQVEIPDSSLTYIPWAQPLSTISSPVMQTPSVQAALSASQLFPVPLTLPVLSPEPEPQQVEPPQSPEGTLALEKLLEEDEGHKEPYICNSSLFSEDI